In Paraburkholderia caribensis, a single window of DNA contains:
- a CDS encoding DNA polymerase III subunit chi, translated as MTRIDFHSNVGDSLQYACRLVRKAYQAGQPLVVLAEPPRLRAFDEQLWTFSPLDFIPHCLAVSPLAAQTPVVLTSSLDDAPHHQILLNLGATVPSQFARFERLLEIVGNAPDELAAGRERYRFYRDRGYALNNYKQGA; from the coding sequence ATGACACGCATCGACTTTCATTCGAACGTCGGCGATTCGCTGCAGTATGCTTGCCGTCTCGTGCGCAAGGCGTATCAGGCCGGCCAGCCGCTCGTCGTGCTGGCCGAACCGCCGCGCCTGCGCGCGTTCGACGAGCAGTTGTGGACCTTCTCGCCGCTCGACTTCATCCCGCACTGCCTCGCGGTGAGCCCGCTTGCGGCGCAAACGCCCGTCGTGCTGACGTCGTCGCTCGACGACGCGCCGCATCATCAGATACTGTTGAATCTGGGCGCGACGGTGCCGTCGCAGTTCGCGCGCTTCGAGCGCCTGCTGGAAATCGTCGGCAACGCGCCCGACGAACTCGCCGCGGGGCGCGAGCGCTATCGCTTCTACCGCGATCGCGGCTATGCTCTGAATAACTACAAGCAGGGCGCCTGA
- a CDS encoding c-type cytochrome — MKSKSYAALVLAGTLAFTGTARAQAPGLALAQKQNCMSCHSVTRQFMGPPLHDVAAKYATRSDAVVYLTRKIMEGSAGVWGPVPMPANTQVTQDEAVSLASWILTLK, encoded by the coding sequence ATGAAATCGAAGTCGTATGCGGCACTCGTGCTGGCAGGCACTTTGGCATTCACCGGCACGGCGCGCGCGCAAGCTCCGGGCCTCGCACTCGCGCAAAAGCAGAACTGCATGAGCTGCCATTCGGTCACGCGGCAATTCATGGGACCTCCGCTGCACGATGTCGCCGCTAAATACGCGACGCGCAGCGATGCCGTGGTCTACCTCACGCGCAAGATCATGGAAGGCAGCGCAGGCGTGTGGGGACCCGTGCCGATGCCTGCCAACACGCAGGTCACGCAGGACGAAGCCGTGTCGCTGGCAAGCTGGATCCTGACGCTCAAGTAA
- a CDS encoding DUF2486 family protein, with the protein MSQSSDPSDSSDQDIPTLTDVMETGHEPHAKAKRPKRSSAHAHEGAHARRHGTAHGAQHDASHDAPHEAKQQPAAHAEPQTPSVHADDDVPVLDSIYESPRTPMREPAQFVPGEAEFTSGSAAEHYVAPSVPDALTTPVEHAPAPTPAARSDYDADVLAERLRGRFATYLKGDGRNLIEARCRDAFQDHTTWLVNQITREVALALETEMLSWVREAIREELGNSTTSK; encoded by the coding sequence GTGTCCCAATCTTCCGACCCTTCCGACTCTTCCGATCAAGACATCCCCACTCTCACCGATGTGATGGAGACGGGCCACGAGCCGCATGCGAAGGCGAAGCGGCCGAAGCGCAGCAGCGCGCACGCCCATGAAGGCGCGCATGCGCGCAGGCATGGAACGGCGCACGGCGCGCAGCATGACGCGAGCCATGATGCGCCTCACGAGGCGAAGCAACAGCCAGCCGCGCACGCGGAGCCGCAAACGCCGTCTGTCCATGCTGACGACGACGTGCCCGTTCTCGATTCCATCTACGAATCTCCGCGTACGCCGATGCGCGAGCCCGCGCAGTTCGTGCCGGGTGAAGCGGAGTTCACATCGGGTTCGGCTGCCGAGCACTATGTCGCGCCGTCCGTGCCGGATGCGCTGACGACGCCCGTGGAGCACGCACCTGCGCCGACGCCTGCGGCGAGGTCCGACTACGATGCCGACGTGTTGGCCGAGCGTTTGCGCGGCCGTTTCGCGACCTATCTGAAAGGCGATGGCCGCAATCTGATCGAGGCGCGCTGCCGCGATGCATTCCAGGATCACACGACCTGGCTCGTCAATCAGATCACGCGCGAGGTTGCGCTCGCGCTGGAAACGGAAATGCTCAGTTGGGTGCGCGAGGCGATCCGCGAAGAACTCGGCAATTCGACCACCAGCAAATAA
- the ilvD gene encoding dihydroxy-acid dehydratase — protein sequence MPYNRRSKNITQGVARSPNRSMYYALGYQKDDFDKPMIGIANGHSTITPCNAGLQRLTDAAVEAVRRSDANPQTFGTPTISDGMSMGTEGMKYSLVSREVIADCIETCVQGQWMDGVVVIGGCDKNMPGGMIGLARMNVPGIYVYGGTIKPGKWKGADLTIVSSFEAVGEFTAGRMSQEDFEGVEQNACPTTGSCGGMYTANTMSSSFEALGMSLMYSSTMANPDQEKVDSAAESARVLVEAVKKDLKPRDIITKKSIENAVALIMATGGSTNAVLHYLAIAHAAEVEWTIDDFERMRKKVPVICDLKPSGKYVATDLHQAGGIPQVLKLLLDAGLLHGDCVTITGKTIAEELKDVPSKPRADQKVIYPLDKALYDEGHLAILKGNLAEDGAVAKITGLKNPVITGPARVFDDEQSAMDAILADKIKAGDVVVLRYLGPRGGPGMPEMLAPTSAIIGKGLGESVGLITDGRFSGGTWGMVVGHVAPEAFAGGTIALVQEGDSITIDAHKLLLQLNVDDAELQRRRGAWKQPAPRYTRGVLAKFAALVKPANKGAVTD from the coding sequence ATGCCGTACAACCGTCGTTCGAAGAACATCACGCAAGGCGTCGCGCGTTCGCCGAACCGCTCGATGTATTACGCGCTCGGCTACCAGAAGGACGACTTCGACAAGCCGATGATCGGCATCGCCAACGGCCACTCGACCATCACGCCGTGCAACGCCGGCCTGCAACGCCTCACCGACGCCGCCGTCGAAGCCGTCAGGCGCTCCGACGCGAATCCGCAGACCTTCGGCACGCCGACCATCTCGGACGGCATGTCGATGGGCACGGAGGGCATGAAGTACTCGCTGGTGTCGCGCGAAGTGATCGCCGACTGCATCGAGACCTGCGTGCAAGGCCAGTGGATGGACGGCGTCGTCGTGATCGGCGGCTGTGACAAGAACATGCCGGGCGGCATGATCGGCCTCGCGCGGATGAACGTGCCGGGCATTTACGTGTACGGCGGCACCATCAAGCCGGGCAAGTGGAAAGGCGCGGACCTGACCATCGTGTCGTCGTTCGAGGCCGTCGGCGAGTTCACGGCGGGCCGCATGTCGCAGGAAGATTTCGAAGGGGTCGAACAGAATGCCTGCCCGACCACGGGCTCGTGCGGCGGGATGTACACGGCCAACACGATGAGCTCGTCGTTCGAGGCACTCGGCATGTCGCTGATGTATTCGTCGACGATGGCGAACCCCGATCAGGAAAAAGTGGATTCGGCAGCGGAATCGGCGCGCGTGCTGGTCGAGGCCGTGAAGAAGGATCTCAAGCCGCGCGACATCATCACGAAGAAGTCGATCGAAAACGCCGTCGCGCTGATCATGGCGACGGGCGGCTCGACGAATGCCGTGCTGCACTATCTGGCCATCGCGCACGCGGCGGAAGTCGAATGGACGATCGACGACTTCGAGCGGATGCGCAAGAAAGTGCCCGTGATCTGCGACCTTAAGCCGTCGGGCAAGTACGTCGCTACCGATCTGCACCAGGCCGGCGGCATCCCGCAAGTGTTGAAGCTGCTGCTCGATGCAGGCCTGTTGCACGGCGACTGCGTGACCATCACGGGCAAGACCATCGCTGAAGAACTGAAGGACGTGCCCAGCAAGCCGCGCGCGGACCAGAAAGTGATCTATCCGCTCGACAAGGCGCTCTACGACGAAGGCCATCTCGCGATCCTCAAGGGCAACCTCGCCGAAGACGGCGCCGTCGCGAAGATCACAGGCCTGAAGAATCCGGTCATCACGGGCCCGGCGCGCGTGTTCGACGACGAGCAAAGCGCAATGGATGCGATCCTCGCCGACAAGATCAAGGCAGGCGACGTCGTCGTGCTGCGCTATCTCGGCCCGCGAGGCGGTCCGGGCATGCCGGAGATGCTCGCGCCGACGTCTGCGATCATCGGCAAGGGGCTTGGCGAATCGGTCGGTCTCATCACCGACGGCCGCTTCTCGGGCGGCACGTGGGGCATGGTCGTGGGTCACGTCGCGCCGGAAGCGTTCGCCGGCGGCACGATCGCGCTCGTGCAGGAAGGCGACTCGATCACGATCGATGCGCACAAGCTGCTGTTGCAACTGAATGTCGACGACGCCGAACTGCAACGCCGCCGCGGCGCATGGAAGCAGCCCGCGCCGCGTTACACGCGCGGCGTGCTGGCCAAGTTCGCGGCGCTCGTGAAGCCGGCCAACAAGGGCGCTGTCACGGACTGA
- a CDS encoding LysR family transcriptional regulator has product MSLPAVPDLRQLRYFVTVAEEKHFGRAAARLSMTQPPLSQAIRALEDTLGVELFARTKRSVELTSVGADLLPEVRRLLAGAEGLRPLAQSLARGEAGVLSLAFVSTADYGLLPPLLREFGARHPRVRLELLEATSDVQIDELVAGRVDAGLVIGPLPPRYASQLSWLPLAREPLVIAMSTEMAARIEFDAELDAAGDGASGAGAAEWRDEPLSLAQAGDAPLVVFPRRLAPGFYDMIMDCYGAAGLTPHIGQEAIQMQTIVSLVSAGMGVALVPQSLRNLRRTGVVYRPLREAVPAVVTGLVWRTAEVSPVLAGFIDIVRAHADVLAG; this is encoded by the coding sequence ATGAGCCTGCCTGCCGTCCCTGATCTGCGCCAGTTGCGCTATTTCGTGACCGTCGCCGAAGAGAAGCACTTCGGCCGCGCGGCGGCGCGGCTGTCGATGACGCAGCCGCCGCTGTCGCAGGCAATCCGCGCGCTCGAAGACACGCTGGGCGTCGAACTGTTTGCGCGCACCAAACGCTCGGTCGAGCTGACGTCGGTCGGCGCGGATCTGCTGCCCGAGGTGCGGCGGCTGCTCGCGGGTGCGGAGGGGCTGCGGCCATTGGCGCAGAGTCTTGCGCGCGGCGAGGCGGGGGTGCTGTCGCTGGCGTTCGTGTCGACGGCGGATTACGGGCTATTGCCGCCGCTGTTGCGCGAGTTCGGCGCGCGCCATCCGCGCGTGCGGCTCGAACTGCTCGAGGCGACCAGCGACGTGCAGATCGACGAGCTGGTCGCGGGGCGTGTCGATGCGGGACTGGTCATCGGGCCGCTGCCGCCGCGCTACGCGTCGCAGCTGTCGTGGCTGCCGCTGGCGCGCGAGCCGCTGGTGATCGCGATGTCGACGGAGATGGCGGCGCGTATCGAGTTCGATGCAGAGCTCGATGCTGCGGGCGATGGAGCCAGCGGGGCGGGCGCGGCCGAATGGCGCGACGAGCCGTTGAGCCTTGCGCAAGCGGGCGATGCGCCGCTGGTCGTTTTCCCAAGGCGTCTGGCGCCAGGCTTTTATGACATGATTATGGATTGCTACGGCGCGGCCGGTCTCACGCCGCACATCGGCCAGGAGGCGATCCAGATGCAGACGATCGTGAGCCTGGTGTCTGCGGGCATGGGTGTCGCGCTGGTGCCGCAATCGTTGCGTAACCTGCGGCGCACGGGCGTCGTGTATCGTCCGTTGCGTGAGGCGGTGCCCGCCGTCGTCACCGGGCTGGTGTGGCGCACGGCGGAAGTGAGCCCTGTGCTCGCCGGTTTCATCGACATCGTGCGCGCTCACGCCGATGTGCTTGCCGGCTAG
- a CDS encoding TonB-dependent receptor domain-containing protein yields the protein MLTSVFVHPAYLRQVFPRPLCPHFTRAPLAALAVIAFASVPLAAGAQTVDEANPSATSTDRSDNGSTGSAVAASSSTNPATLSPIVVTADRRAQRLADAIPQTTLFDAQDIADSSARDLPGLLQFAPGAQIVRNGGPGATSSLFLRGASATQSLVLIDGVRVDSVSQGNAQLEQIPLDQIDHVEVVNGNVSALYGSGAIGGVVQVFTKDGGNHPPRFHFDVEYGSYHTQRQAAGVDGALDKDGRTTFSVTLARAKTDGFSSIDPALAPVNPNANGYFNESVSASLRHKLDDQWDIGLRYFQSNGNDSFDNPFGLPTDLNNLHSKVQTASTFANGKLTDWWTTRFVVATGNDRSNTSLNGDYLYRYDSDNRQYTWQNDFTLGRDQKLQLGYEHLDQTLDSNQYSAPARHVNSVFAGYTGRFGNSQVQANLRRDQYSDFGGANSYYLGYGYDFNEHWKVTASWSDAFRAPSFNDLYYPYSGNPLIQPEHSHSVEAALQYASDALGLLKLTAFQTRYTNLIDYVQTTPGIYVAENVGHAKVQGIEGSWQGHVGKTDVRAAVTFQNPVDEDTHTDLNRRARHFASFAANRNLGSWRVGGEWLVSGERDDGGTVLGGYGIVNLSARYNITKSWYVAAQIQNLFDKDYELAYTYNTPRRGASLTLGWQQQ from the coding sequence ATGCTCACCTCCGTGTTTGTCCACCCGGCGTATCTGCGCCAGGTGTTTCCGCGCCCGCTGTGCCCACACTTCACACGCGCGCCGCTTGCTGCGCTCGCCGTGATCGCCTTCGCTTCAGTCCCGCTCGCCGCAGGCGCGCAGACGGTCGACGAGGCGAACCCATCCGCCACATCCACGGATCGATCGGACAATGGCTCGACGGGTTCTGCGGTGGCCGCGTCGTCATCCACTAACCCGGCGACGTTGTCGCCCATCGTGGTGACAGCCGACCGTCGCGCGCAGCGCCTCGCCGACGCGATTCCGCAGACCACGCTGTTCGACGCGCAGGACATCGCGGACAGCAGCGCGCGCGATTTGCCGGGACTGCTGCAGTTCGCGCCCGGCGCGCAGATCGTGCGAAACGGCGGACCAGGCGCGACGTCGAGTCTCTTTCTGCGCGGCGCGTCGGCGACGCAATCGCTCGTGCTGATCGACGGCGTGCGCGTCGATTCGGTGAGCCAGGGCAACGCGCAGCTCGAACAGATTCCGCTCGACCAGATCGATCACGTCGAAGTGGTCAACGGCAACGTGTCGGCGCTGTACGGGTCGGGTGCGATCGGCGGCGTAGTACAGGTGTTCACGAAGGACGGCGGCAATCATCCGCCGCGTTTTCACTTCGACGTCGAGTACGGCAGCTATCACACGCAACGCCAGGCGGCGGGCGTCGACGGTGCACTCGACAAGGACGGCCGCACGACCTTCAGCGTCACGCTCGCGCGCGCGAAGACGGACGGTTTTTCGTCGATCGACCCGGCGCTCGCGCCCGTCAATCCGAACGCAAACGGTTACTTCAACGAGAGCGTGAGCGCGTCGCTGCGCCACAAGCTCGACGACCAGTGGGACATCGGCCTGCGCTATTTTCAGTCGAACGGCAACGACAGCTTCGACAATCCCTTCGGTCTGCCCACCGATCTCAACAATCTGCACAGCAAGGTGCAGACGGCGTCAACCTTCGCGAACGGCAAGCTCACCGACTGGTGGACCACGCGCTTCGTCGTCGCGACAGGCAACGATCGCAGCAACACGTCGCTCAACGGCGACTACCTATACCGCTACGATTCGGACAACCGGCAGTACACGTGGCAAAACGATTTCACGCTTGGGCGCGATCAAAAGCTTCAACTGGGCTACGAGCATCTCGACCAGACGCTCGACTCGAATCAGTACAGCGCGCCCGCGCGTCACGTGAACTCGGTATTCGCGGGCTACACGGGGCGCTTCGGCAACAGCCAGGTCCAGGCGAACCTGCGGCGCGACCAGTACTCGGATTTCGGCGGAGCCAACAGTTACTATCTGGGCTATGGCTACGACTTCAACGAGCACTGGAAGGTGACTGCAAGCTGGTCCGATGCGTTTCGCGCGCCGAGCTTCAACGATCTGTACTACCCGTACAGCGGCAATCCGCTCATTCAACCGGAGCACAGCCATTCCGTCGAAGCTGCACTACAGTACGCATCCGACGCGCTCGGCCTGCTGAAGCTCACGGCATTCCAGACGCGCTATACGAACCTCATCGACTATGTGCAGACCACGCCGGGCATCTACGTCGCGGAGAACGTGGGACATGCGAAAGTGCAGGGTATCGAAGGATCGTGGCAGGGCCATGTGGGCAAAACCGACGTGCGCGCGGCCGTGACGTTCCAGAATCCCGTCGATGAAGACACGCATACCGACCTGAACCGTCGCGCGCGTCATTTCGCGTCGTTCGCCGCGAACCGCAATCTCGGCAGTTGGCGGGTGGGCGGCGAATGGCTCGTGAGCGGCGAGCGCGACGACGGCGGCACGGTGCTCGGCGGGTATGGCATCGTGAACCTGTCCGCGCGCTATAACATCACGAAGTCATGGTACGTGGCCGCGCAAATCCAGAATCTCTTCGACAAGGACTATGAACTCGCCTACACGTACAACACGCCAAGGCGCGGCGCCTCCCTCACGCTCGGCTGGCAGCAGCAATAA
- the lgt gene encoding prolipoprotein diacylglyceryl transferase, translated as MHIHPNFDPIAIHLGPLAVRWYGLMYLVAFVMAIVVGRLRLRLPHVAAQGWTPKDIDDMLFYGVLGTILGGRLGYVLFYKASWYFAHPLDIFKVWEGGMSFHGGFLGVTLAMVLFAWQRKRTWLQVTDFVAPMVPTGLAAGRLGNFINGELWGRVTSPDAPWAMLFPGAANEDAGWLAAHPVQAAQWHLGEVFAQYHMLPRHPSQLYEIALEGVVLFLVLWFFTRKPRPVGAASAVFLIGYGLARFTVEFAREPDDFLGLLALGLSMGQWLSLPMVIAGVLMLVWAYRRNAREAARAVNAG; from the coding sequence ATGCACATTCACCCGAATTTCGATCCCATCGCCATTCATCTCGGGCCGCTGGCCGTCCGCTGGTATGGCCTGATGTACCTGGTCGCCTTTGTCATGGCGATCGTCGTGGGCCGGTTGCGGCTGCGTCTGCCGCATGTCGCGGCACAGGGCTGGACCCCGAAGGATATCGACGACATGCTGTTTTACGGCGTGCTCGGCACGATACTCGGCGGACGTCTGGGTTATGTGCTGTTCTATAAGGCGAGCTGGTACTTCGCGCATCCTCTCGACATCTTCAAGGTTTGGGAAGGGGGCATGTCGTTCCATGGCGGATTTCTCGGCGTGACGCTCGCGATGGTGTTGTTTGCGTGGCAGCGTAAGCGTACGTGGCTGCAGGTGACCGATTTCGTCGCGCCGATGGTGCCGACTGGTCTTGCGGCGGGGCGGCTTGGTAACTTTATCAATGGTGAGTTGTGGGGGCGGGTGACGTCGCCCGATGCGCCTTGGGCGATGCTGTTTCCCGGTGCCGCGAATGAAGACGCCGGGTGGCTGGCGGCGCATCCGGTGCAGGCCGCGCAGTGGCATCTCGGTGAGGTGTTTGCGCAATATCATATGTTGCCGCGGCATCCGTCGCAGTTGTATGAGATCGCGCTTGAGGGTGTCGTGCTGTTTCTTGTGCTGTGGTTTTTTACGCGGAAGCCGCGGCCTGTTGGGGCTGCTTCGGCTGTGTTTTTGATTGGCTATGGGCTTGCACGTTTCACGGTTGAATTTGCGCGTGAGCCGGATGACTTTCTTGGGCTGCTGGCGTTGGGGCTGTCTATGGGACAGTGGCTGTCGCTGCCGATGGTTATTGCCGGGGTGTTGATGCTGGTGTGGGCTTATCGGCGGAATGCGCGTGAGGCGGCGCGGGCTGTTAATGCGGGGTAA
- a CDS encoding SIMPL domain-containing protein (The SIMPL domain is named for its presence in mouse protein SIMPL (signalling molecule that associates with mouse pelle-like kinase). Bacterial member BP26, from Brucella, was shown to assemble into a channel-like structure, while YggE from E. coli has been associated with resistance to oxidative stress.) — MTRKSALVWALAAGACAAPVALALTSVAANAQTVVQQYQPAGVLSLNAQASADIPQDVVDITLFYEQEASDPSSLTGTLNQHADQALQKAKGVSGVTARTGSFSIYPSTDRDGRISAWRGRTEIVLESHDFAAASKLAGQLSSIMQVGNVQFSLSPEAERAAGQKLTGQAIASFKQQAGAAAQAFGYSGYTIREVNVGHSGGVPPRPVMMMSMRSDVSAKAAAPVPVEGGTSTVTVNVSGSVQMK; from the coding sequence ATGACCAGAAAATCTGCGCTCGTGTGGGCGCTCGCGGCCGGCGCGTGCGCGGCGCCTGTTGCACTTGCGCTCACGTCCGTCGCGGCCAATGCGCAAACCGTTGTGCAGCAGTACCAGCCGGCCGGCGTGCTGTCGCTGAACGCGCAGGCGAGCGCCGATATACCGCAGGACGTTGTCGATATCACGCTGTTTTACGAACAGGAGGCCAGCGATCCGTCGTCGCTGACGGGCACGTTGAACCAGCATGCTGACCAGGCGTTGCAGAAGGCCAAGGGCGTGAGCGGCGTGACGGCGCGCACCGGGTCGTTCTCGATCTATCCGTCGACCGATCGCGACGGGCGCATTTCGGCGTGGCGGGGCCGCACGGAGATCGTGCTGGAGTCGCACGACTTCGCGGCGGCGTCGAAGCTTGCGGGGCAATTGTCTTCGATCATGCAGGTTGGGAATGTGCAGTTTTCACTGTCGCCGGAGGCTGAGCGCGCTGCCGGGCAGAAGTTGACGGGACAGGCGATTGCATCGTTCAAGCAGCAGGCTGGTGCGGCTGCGCAGGCATTCGGGTATAGCGGTTATACGATTCGTGAAGTGAATGTCGGGCATAGTGGCGGCGTGCCGCCGCGGCCTGTCATGATGATGAGCATGCGGTCGGATGTTAGTGCTAAGGCGGCGGCGCCTGTGCCGGTTGAAGGTGGGACGTCCACCGTGACTGTTAATGTTTCAGGGTCTGTGCAGATGAAGTGA
- a CDS encoding leucyl aminopeptidase, producing MDFSIKACDWSKGSTNGFLTGKSDCIVIGVFESQTLSGAALEIDAATKGLLTRIIKAGDMDGKTGSTVFLHEVQGIGASRVLLVGLGKQDAFTQKVYGDAVRAAWRAILGTKITQVTFTLAQAPVKERSSDWAVRAAILALRELTYRFTQMKSKPDNSTRALKRIVFSVDAADEKLAKVALKQGVALSNGMDLTKDLGNLPGNVCTPTYLATTAKKLAKDWKLKVEVLGQKQLEALKMGSFLSVTKGSVEPPQFIVLQYQGGSAKAAPVVLVGKGITFDTGGISLKPGDSMDEMKYDMCGAGSVLGTLRAVAEMGLKLNVVGIIPTCENMPAGNATKPGDIVTSMKGLTIEVLNTDAEGRLILCDALTYAERFKPAAVIDIATLTGACIIALGHHNSGLFSKDDALAGELLDASKEASDPAWRLPLDDEYQDQLKSNFADLANIGGRPAGSVTAACFLSRFTEAYPWAHLDIAGTAWKSGAAKGATGRPVPLLSQFLIDRAAQ from the coding sequence ATGGACTTTAGCATAAAAGCCTGTGATTGGAGCAAAGGCTCGACCAACGGGTTCCTTACCGGAAAATCGGATTGCATCGTGATCGGCGTGTTCGAGTCGCAGACGCTGTCGGGCGCGGCGCTGGAAATCGACGCGGCCACCAAGGGTCTGCTCACGCGCATCATCAAGGCGGGCGACATGGACGGCAAGACGGGCAGCACGGTGTTCCTGCATGAAGTGCAGGGCATCGGCGCGTCGCGCGTGCTGCTGGTCGGTCTCGGCAAGCAGGACGCGTTCACCCAGAAGGTCTATGGCGACGCCGTGCGCGCCGCGTGGCGCGCTATCCTCGGCACGAAGATCACCCAGGTCACGTTCACGCTCGCTCAGGCGCCTGTCAAGGAACGCTCGTCGGACTGGGCCGTGCGCGCCGCCATTCTGGCACTGCGCGAACTGACTTACCGGTTCACGCAGATGAAGAGCAAGCCGGACAACAGCACGCGCGCGCTCAAGCGTATCGTGTTCAGCGTCGACGCAGCTGACGAGAAGCTCGCGAAGGTAGCCCTCAAGCAGGGCGTCGCGCTGTCGAACGGCATGGATCTGACGAAGGACCTCGGCAACCTGCCGGGCAACGTCTGCACGCCGACCTATCTGGCCACGACCGCGAAGAAGCTCGCGAAAGACTGGAAGCTGAAGGTCGAAGTGCTCGGCCAGAAGCAGCTCGAAGCACTCAAGATGGGTTCGTTCCTGTCGGTCACCAAAGGCTCCGTCGAGCCGCCGCAGTTCATCGTTCTCCAGTATCAGGGCGGCTCCGCGAAGGCCGCGCCCGTCGTGCTGGTCGGCAAGGGCATCACGTTCGACACGGGCGGCATTTCGCTCAAGCCCGGCGACAGCATGGACGAGATGAAGTACGACATGTGCGGCGCGGGCTCCGTGCTCGGCACGCTGCGCGCCGTCGCAGAAATGGGCCTGAAGCTGAACGTGGTCGGCATCATTCCGACCTGCGAAAACATGCCGGCCGGCAACGCGACCAAGCCGGGCGACATCGTCACCAGCATGAAGGGCCTGACAATCGAAGTGCTGAACACGGACGCGGAAGGCCGCCTGATCCTGTGCGACGCGCTCACGTATGCCGAACGCTTCAAGCCGGCCGCCGTGATCGACATCGCGACGCTGACGGGCGCCTGCATCATTGCGCTCGGTCATCACAACAGCGGCCTGTTCTCGAAAGACGACGCGCTTGCGGGCGAACTGCTCGACGCATCGAAGGAAGCCTCCGACCCGGCATGGCGCCTGCCGCTCGACGACGAGTATCAGGATCAGCTGAAGTCGAACTTCGCCGATCTCGCGAACATCGGCGGACGTCCGGCGGGCAGCGTGACGGCAGCGTGCTTCCTGTCGCGCTTCACGGAAGCGTATCCGTGGGCTCACCTCGACATCGCGGGCACCGCATGGAAGAGCGGTGCAGCAAAGGGCGCGACGGGCCGTCCCGTGCCGTTGCTGTCGCAGTTCCTGATCGACCGCGCTGCACAATGA
- a CDS encoding cell division protein ZapA gives MTTKQIEVSILGQPYRLACSPETEAALLEAVARVDAEMSKIRSNSNVRGQDRIAVMAALSLASELLRLQASVRHGESFPAEEIRRTMHQMNEQLGTVIQQYSSVQ, from the coding sequence ATGACCACGAAGCAGATCGAAGTGTCGATCCTCGGCCAGCCCTATCGTCTCGCCTGCTCGCCTGAAACGGAAGCGGCGCTGCTCGAAGCGGTGGCGCGCGTCGACGCCGAGATGTCGAAGATCCGCTCCAACAGCAACGTACGCGGCCAGGACCGTATCGCGGTGATGGCGGCATTGTCGCTGGCATCGGAACTGCTTAGGTTGCAAGCCAGCGTGCGACACGGAGAATCATTTCCCGCCGAAGAAATCCGGCGTACAATGCACCAGATGAATGAGCAGCTGGGCACTGTGATTCAACAGTACAGCAGCGTGCAGTAA
- a CDS encoding EVE domain-containing protein: MRYWLMKSEPDEASIDDLANAPQRTLPWTGVRNYQARNFMRNVMKIGDGVLFYHSSCPEPGIAGIAEVSSTPYPDPTQFDPKSPYYDEKSTQETPRWTLVDVVFKKKIKLIALAALREHPELADMRVLAKGNRLSITPVTEAEWAFITKQLAKRAA; encoded by the coding sequence ATGCGCTACTGGCTGATGAAGTCCGAACCGGACGAAGCGAGCATCGACGATCTCGCGAATGCCCCGCAACGCACGCTGCCCTGGACGGGCGTGCGCAATTATCAGGCGCGCAACTTCATGCGCAACGTCATGAAGATTGGCGACGGCGTGCTGTTCTACCACTCCAGTTGCCCTGAGCCGGGCATTGCGGGCATCGCGGAAGTATCGTCGACGCCCTATCCCGACCCGACCCAGTTCGATCCGAAGAGTCCCTATTACGACGAGAAATCGACGCAGGAAACGCCGCGCTGGACGCTCGTCGACGTCGTATTCAAGAAGAAGATCAAGCTGATTGCGCTGGCGGCGTTGCGCGAGCATCCCGAGCTTGCCGACATGCGCGTGCTCGCGAAGGGCAACCGTCTGTCGATCACGCCCGTCACGGAGGCGGAATGGGCGTTCATCACGAAGCAGCTTGCAAAGCGCGCTGCATGA